GGAACTTTCTACCGGGAATATCAACGAGGCAGAAGCTCGTAAAAGAAGAAAGAAGATTGAAGACGAAGTGGATTTTTACGGTTCCATGGATGGAGCGAGTAAGTTCGTACAAGGGGACGTACGAGCAGGATTAATCATTACTGCGATCAACCTGATTGGTGGAGTTATCATCGGTGCAAGTATCCGAGGTGAATCTTTTATATCTGCAGTTGAAACTTACGGAAAGTTCACTATCGGTGACGGACTGGTTTCCCAGATCCCGGCACTTCTTACCACTGTTGCTACAGGTATTATCGTTACTCGTTCCGGATCAGAATCGGATCTTGCAAAACAATTCAAAACACAACTATTTGCAAACTCAAAAGTTTTGTATGTAGTCGCGGCATCCATGGGTCTTGGTGCATTTATCCCAGGTTTACCTTTTATTCCGATGGTGCTTCTATCAGGTGGACTTGCGTATCTTGCTTACTCTCTTGAAAGAACTGTACAAGAACAGCTCGAGGTTTTGGAGAAGAAAGAAAAAGAAGCAGTTGGAGATCGCAAACCTCGGGATTATTACGACGAACTTAGGATCGAACCTATCGAGATCGAATTCGGATATCATTTGGTGCCATTGGTAGATGCTTCTCAAGGTGGGACATTGATGGACCAAATTTCCAATTTAAGAGGAAAGTTTGCACGTGAAAGTGGGATCGTTATTCCTCCAATTCGTATATTAGATAATTTGGAAATTCCTCCTGATCAATTCACTATCAAGATCAATGGTGTGGAAGTCGGTTCCAGTACGATCCGTCCTGAAAAATTAATGGCGATGCCTTCTGCAGAAAGCCAGGATCTTTCTTCTATCGAGGGAGAATCTTTCATGGAACCTGCTTATGGAAGAACTGCAAAATGGATCTCTGCCGATTCGAAAGGAGATGCGGAGTCCAAAGGTTTTATCGTAGTGGACTCTTCTACAGTAATTATCACATATTTAAGAGAATTACTTGCGACTCATGCTTCCAGTCTGCTCGGAAGAGAAGAAGTCAAAAAACTTCTGGATCATTACAGATCTCAATACCCAACACTTATCCAAGAATTGGAAGCGGACAAACCAGGGAATTTGGGAATGTTGCAGCAAGTCCTTCAAAATCTTCTCAGAGAAGGTTTGGGAATCCGCAATCTTGTTCCAATTTTGGAAACAGTTGCAAACAAAATGGGCAAGTATCCGAATCCATATGTTCTTACAGAATTCGTAAGGCAATCCATATCCAATACTATCGTAAAAGATTATATGGTGGATGGAAAATTACAGGTTATCGTGGTAGAAGGTCGGGTGCTCGACAGATTGAACAAATCTCTGGCACAGGATCGTTTGGAAGGAAGAGATATTTTGGTACTTCCTCCAGATTTCCAAAGAAGACTTCTCGAATCTGTAGCGGATATGAATCGCAGGGTCCAAGAAGGAAGAGGATTCCCGATTTATGTGGTGAATAGAGAAGTGAGAATGCCTTTTGCTTATTTTTTAGCGAAAGAATTCCCACCTAGAAACTTCGCAGTTCTTGCATTAGAAGAAGTTCATTCTTCCGTTCCTACTGTAATTGCAGGTGAACTAAGAATTGCACAAGCCCAGGCGGCGGAACCCGCAGAAGTGGTTTAAGAAAACGTAATATTTTAATCGAAAAAACAGGAGGATAGCATGGATTTCGCAAAGATTAGGGGCAAGGATCTACAGGATTGCCTAATGCAGATGAAGATGAAATATGGCCCAGAAGCCCATGTCATCGAACATAGAATTTTGACCGAGGGTGGTGTGTTCGGAACAGGACTCATGGCTCGCAAGGTCGTGGAGATCCAAGTTGGAATTCCTGAAAAGGCAAGTTCCAGAGAGAAGGTGGAGAAAAAACTCCAAGACCTAAAAGAATTACTCAAACAAAAGTCGACTCTTGGTTCTGAAAAAAGAAGAAGCCTGGAAGAATTGCCTAGTTGGGAAGAAAGAACTTCTCGCCCAAGCAGAGCTTCTTCTTTACCGAAGGAATTGATAGAAGTCACTTCTGAAGAAATAGAGTCCGAAGAAAATCTGGGGCTTTCTTTTTCAAAAGAGTTTGAGCCTAAAATTTCTAGACCAATCCGTAAAGAGCAGGATTCCAATATCCTTAAAATGAGGGATAAACTTGTTAAAGATGGAATGAGCGAGGCTTACGCGGAAGAAATTATTTCCCAAGTGGAGCAGAGACTTTCTCCTTTGGATCGTTCTCGTACCGTTGCAGTTCAGGAAAAAATTGCTGAAGTTCTTTCCGAAAGAGTACAAGTGGAGCCGGACATTTTCAAAGGAACCAGAAGAGGACAGAGAAAAGTAGTCTTCTTTGTGGGACCTACAGGCAGCGGAAAGACAACTAGTATCGCAAAACTAGCCGCTAAGTACCATCTTCATATGGGAAAATCAGTTTCTTTGTACACAACCGACAACTACAGGATCGCTGCAATCGAGCAGTTAAAACGCTACGCAGATACCATGGAAATGCCTTTTTATGCGGTAAAAGATCTGAAACGTTTTCAAGAGACCCTGGCACGAGACGGATCGGAACTAATCCTTATAGATACTGCGGGTTATAGCCATCGTAATGTGGACCAGCTTAGCAAAATGTATGGATACCTTTCCGCTTTCGGAGAAAGGGACAACGTTGAAAATATCCTTGTATTATCCGCCACATCTTCGTATCATCACACCCACTCCGTAATGAAAGCCTACGAACCCCTTGGTTTCCGTAGAATTTTATTAACTAAACTGGACGAAGCGGAATTTTTGGGTGGATTTCTGGAACTAGCCGATACACTTAATAAGGGTTTTACCCATTTAAGTGTTGGCCAAGAAGTTCCCTTCGATATGATCCCAGCGGAAAAACACCAACTCGCCGAATGCGCAGTAAATCCGGAAAAAATCATCGAGATCCGTGGAGAAGTATTCTCCGCTTAAGGTTTCGGTAGAAAACCTAAGTCCCAGAGAAAGAGGTTAGGATGGACCAAGCGACTCAGTTGCGGAAACTTACCGAGGGTAATACGAGTTTAAAACTCGTGTCTTCAACCAAACCTATGACTAAGATTATAGCGATCGCTTCCGGAAAGGGTGGGGTCGGCAAAAGTACTATCTCAGTAAACTTGGCCATCTCTATGGCTAAGGCAGGACAGAAGGTCCTAGTATTTGACGGAGATCTAGGACTTGCTAACGTGAATGTGATCTTAGGGATCATCCCTAAATATAATTTGTATCACGTAGTCAAAGGACATAAAAGTTTAAAGGATATAATTATCCAAGCTCCTGAGGGAGTAGATATCATTGCAGGTGCAAGTGGTTATTCTCAGCTTGCTAACTTGAACGATACACAAAGAAATAATTTGATCAAAGGATTCGCTGATCTGGATTCATATGATTATATGATCATAGATACCGGAGCAGGGATCAGCTCAAACGTGATCGGGCTCACACTTCCAGCGGATGATGTGATCGTAGTTACTACACCAGAACCTACTGCAATCACTGACTCTTATGGACTCATCAAAGCGATTGTTTCCCAAAGTAGAGATAAAAATCTAAAGATGGTAGTGAACCGTGTACGTTCCGCTATCGAAGGGAAGAAGGTTGCAGATCGTGTGATCGATATCTCTGGTCAGTTCTTAGAAGTAAGAGTCGAAAATTTAGGATTCATCTTCCAAGACGACGAGGTGGAAAAAAGTATCCGGGAACAAAAACCGTATATCATCCATTCACCTAAGAGCAAGGCAGCAGCTTGTTTGAATCGGATCACATATTCTCTACTCAATCAAGAAATGGATGGTGGAGATGATTCCGGGATCACCGGCTTCTTCAAAAAATTCTTCAATTTCGTGGACGTTAGAGAAAAACAACAGAGCGAGGAAGAGTGAACCTACAAATTGGTTTCCTCGCTTTTTTTTCCCTTTTAGGGCTCATCATAAGTCTGGTCTGCGGCATCATGGTCGGAAATTATTTCGGCCATATAGCATTCGTCACCTTTTTGTCCACGGTCGGTATGGCTGTTTTTGGATTCGGGGTATATTCCGTTTTAGCTTCTAAGGTCCCTGAGTTTTTAGAACTTCTGGGTAATTTCACAGGTGCTTATTCTGGGGGAGATGAAGACGGTCTCGAAGGTGGAGCTAGCCATTCTCATTCAGAACATTCTGATATGGATACTTCTTCCCCTCATTTTGATTCTCCAGCTAGTGCGGGCGAAATGCGAGCAGCTGCAAGTGGGATCCCTCGCAAAAAAGCGGATAAATTCGGAGATCATATCATCGTGGAAAATATCGCGATCAAAAATGAGCCTAAGTTGATGGCGGAAGCGATCCGGACCATGCTCGCTAAAGACGACGGCAGTCAGGAAAAATAGTAAAAATCTTTCCAGACTGGATTCTGGAATTGTTGGAACACAAGCACGCGTGAAATGTCTGTTTTCTGCCCAGAAACCCAATGAGACAAAAAACTGCTTGATTTCCCGTTTTTGAGACAAAAAATGCTATTGCAAATCGGTTTGGTCCACGACATTCTTAAGCAGAGGACCAGCCCATTCCGTAGTTATGTCCAAACTTTTCGATAAATACAATAATACGGATGAAACCGAACTTTGGAAGTCTTACAGGGCTACTAAAGACCAGAATATTCGCAGTTATCTTGTAGAAAAATATTCTCCTCTAGTCAAACACGTGGCCGGTCGTATCGCAATTGGTATGCCGCAGAACGTTGAGTTTGATGATCTTGTTTCATACGGTGTGTTTGGTCTTCTAGATGCGATCGAAAAATTCGATCCAGATAGACAGATCAAATTTAAAACCTATGCGATGACTCGTATCAGAGGTTCTATCTTCGACGAACTTCGCTCCATCGACTGGATTCCTCGCTCTATTCGACAAAAAGCGAAACAGTTGGAGCAAATCATCGGAATGCTGGAGAACAAAGAGGGCGCTCATGTAGAAGATGAGGCGATCGCAAAAGAAATGGGAATCTCCGTCGAGGAGTTCAACTCACTTCTTACTAAGATCAGCGGCACGTCACTCGTCTCTTTAAATGATATTTGGTTTCTCGGCGATGAGAACGACGAGGTTTCTTTCATGGAGACATTAGAATCTCCGATGAACATGAACCCGGATACGATCATCGAAAAAGAAGAGATCAAAAACGTGATCGTGGAAGCGATCAAGACACTTCCGGACAAAGAAAAAAAAGTAATCGTTCTCTATTATTACGAAGATCTAACATTAAAAGAGATCGGAGAAGTATTGGAAGTAACCGAATCCAGGATTTCCCAACTTCATACGAGAGCTGTAGCAAGACTTCGTAGTAAATTAGGAAAAGTGAAATCGGTTATTAGCAAAAAGTAATTTAGAGAGGAGTTTCTTTTGAGTCTTACATCCTTTCTGAAAGACCAATCTAAAGAACTAGACAAGCTCCAAAACGAGCAGGTCGAAGTCATAGCCCCTACATTGGAAAAATGTCTGCAACTAGCAGCATCCCATCTCAAAAGAAAATCTCATGAGCTGGATTATATTGTAATTAAACGCGGAAAGAAAAAACTTTTCGGTTCAGAACCTTGGCATATCAGAGCATCCATTCTTCCGGAAGATACGTTCCTAGATGAACTTTCAGAACTGGATAAAAAACTCACAGGTGGATCAGGCAAATTAGTTTCCAAAGATCTGAAGGAGTTTTTACAACCTAAGGACAGAGACGGAAGAGCAGTCGTTCAAATTTTTAGGAACGGAACTTATCTCACAATTTATCCACCTTCCGGCGAAGGAAAAGCAATCGAACTTTCAGAAGTTTCTCGAAGACTTTCAGTTAGAGGAATTAATGAAGTAGATGATAATCAGATCCGTAAGATTGTAAAAGAGACCAAGGGAGAACCAATCTATATTTCCAATATGAAACCAAGGCAGGGTGCCGAGGCTAAAATGGTATTGGATATTGCTCCTGATAAGATGAAAGCAAAGATCACTTTCATCCCCCCAAAACCTGCAGGAAGAGATCTAGAAGTAAAAGACGTAGTCAATTATCTCAAAAACGCAGGAATTAAATACGGAGTAAAAGAAGAAGAGATCCAAAGAAGGTTGGAGGACGAATTCTATAACCAACCTTTCACTGCAGCAGAAGGAGATCCTCCTGTTAACGGAAAAAATGCACAGGTAATTTATCATGTTCGTATCAGCAAGAAGGTAGTCTTCAGAGAAGATGAGTCCGGAAAAGTAGATTATAAGGACATGGACCTGATAGAGAACGTTGTGGTAGGACAACTTCTCGCAGAAAAAATACCTGCTGAAAGAGGGAAGTACGGTCGTACATTATTTAACGAACTTCTACCTGCAAAAGACGGATTAGATACAGAACTCAAACAAGGAAAAGGAACTATCCTTTCCGAAGACAGGACCAAACTCACTGCAGAGGTGAACGGACAAGTAGTCTATGCGAGCGGTAGGCTCTCTGTAGAAACAGTTTATAGAGTCAACGGTGATGTCGGTATTAAAACTGGTAACGTTACATTCTTAGGATCAGTGATTATCACTGGAAACGTAGAGGATAATTACTCTGTCAAGGCCGCTGGAAATATCGAAATCTACGGTACTGTCCAAAAAGCAAATGTGGAAGCAGACGGAGATATCATCATTCGCCAAGGGGTTTCCGGAAGAGACGAGGCACGTATCGAGTCCACTGGTGGAAACGTAATCGCTAAGTTTATACAGAACGCAACGGTAGTCACAGAAAAAGACGTGGTTGTACAAGAAGGAATTCTTCACTGCTTTGTGAGTGCTGGTGGAAAAGTAATCTCTAACGGTAAGCGGGGACAGATTGTAGGAGGTACAATTCGTGCTTCTGATACGATTGCAGCAAAGGTCATAGGATCTTCTGCCAACCCTGCAACAGAACTTATAGTAGGAACTGATCCTAAAGTATTAAAACAGATCTCTGAATACGAAGAGAAACTGGCTGAAAATCAGGACAAGTTCGAGCAGATCTCCAAAAGTCTTAAAACTCTCAAGGCAAGAAAGGAGAATGATCCTGCTTCTTTCACCCAAGACCATGAGCAACAGCTGGTCAAAACCAGT
The genomic region above belongs to Leptospira saintgironsiae and contains:
- the whiG gene encoding RNA polymerase sigma factor WhiG, which encodes MSKLFDKYNNTDETELWKSYRATKDQNIRSYLVEKYSPLVKHVAGRIAIGMPQNVEFDDLVSYGVFGLLDAIEKFDPDRQIKFKTYAMTRIRGSIFDELRSIDWIPRSIRQKAKQLEQIIGMLENKEGAHVEDEAIAKEMGISVEEFNSLLTKISGTSLVSLNDIWFLGDENDEVSFMETLESPMNMNPDTIIEKEEIKNVIVEAIKTLPDKEKKVIVLYYYEDLTLKEIGEVLEVTESRISQLHTRAVARLRSKLGKVKSVISKK
- a CDS encoding FapA family protein — translated: MSLTSFLKDQSKELDKLQNEQVEVIAPTLEKCLQLAASHLKRKSHELDYIVIKRGKKKLFGSEPWHIRASILPEDTFLDELSELDKKLTGGSGKLVSKDLKEFLQPKDRDGRAVVQIFRNGTYLTIYPPSGEGKAIELSEVSRRLSVRGINEVDDNQIRKIVKETKGEPIYISNMKPRQGAEAKMVLDIAPDKMKAKITFIPPKPAGRDLEVKDVVNYLKNAGIKYGVKEEEIQRRLEDEFYNQPFTAAEGDPPVNGKNAQVIYHVRISKKVVFREDESGKVDYKDMDLIENVVVGQLLAEKIPAERGKYGRTLFNELLPAKDGLDTELKQGKGTILSEDRTKLTAEVNGQVVYASGRLSVETVYRVNGDVGIKTGNVTFLGSVIITGNVEDNYSVKAAGNIEIYGTVQKANVEADGDIIIRQGVSGRDEARIESTGGNVIAKFIQNATVVTEKDVVVQEGILHCFVSAGGKVISNGKRGQIVGGTIRASDTIAAKVIGSSANPATELIVGTDPKVLKQISEYEEKLAENQDKFEQISKSLKTLKARKENDPASFTQDHEQQLVKTSKATEKLEVRVREYENEIQNLKSYIEERAANGKISVEKTLFGGVTIKIKSADFKTRNEIKHKTFVEENGVIRQLPYQDPEPDKKDWRKNRSRGK
- a CDS encoding MinD/ParA family protein produces the protein MDQATQLRKLTEGNTSLKLVSSTKPMTKIIAIASGKGGVGKSTISVNLAISMAKAGQKVLVFDGDLGLANVNVILGIIPKYNLYHVVKGHKSLKDIIIQAPEGVDIIAGASGYSQLANLNDTQRNNLIKGFADLDSYDYMIIDTGAGISSNVIGLTLPADDVIVVTTPEPTAITDSYGLIKAIVSQSRDKNLKMVVNRVRSAIEGKKVADRVIDISGQFLEVRVENLGFIFQDDEVEKSIREQKPYIIHSPKSKAAACLNRITYSLLNQEMDGGDDSGITGFFKKFFNFVDVREKQQSEEE
- a CDS encoding flagellar biosynthesis protein FlhA yields the protein MDKKWYTQSDFILGAGAVAVVGMLVVPLPGFILDLLILFSLALSLLIVLTSLSIKEPSEFSIFPSLLLITTIYRLALNVSTTRQILSKGPAVNSAIIDAFGSFIVGSESGLSKYVVGFIIFLILVIVQVLVITKGATRISEVAARFTLDALPGKQMAIDMELSTGNINEAEARKRRKKIEDEVDFYGSMDGASKFVQGDVRAGLIITAINLIGGVIIGASIRGESFISAVETYGKFTIGDGLVSQIPALLTTVATGIIVTRSGSESDLAKQFKTQLFANSKVLYVVAASMGLGAFIPGLPFIPMVLLSGGLAYLAYSLERTVQEQLEVLEKKEKEAVGDRKPRDYYDELRIEPIEIEFGYHLVPLVDASQGGTLMDQISNLRGKFARESGIVIPPIRILDNLEIPPDQFTIKINGVEVGSSTIRPEKLMAMPSAESQDLSSIEGESFMEPAYGRTAKWISADSKGDAESKGFIVVDSSTVIITYLRELLATHASSLLGREEVKKLLDHYRSQYPTLIQELEADKPGNLGMLQQVLQNLLREGLGIRNLVPILETVANKMGKYPNPYVLTEFVRQSISNTIVKDYMVDGKLQVIVVEGRVLDRLNKSLAQDRLEGRDILVLPPDFQRRLLESVADMNRRVQEGRGFPIYVVNREVRMPFAYFLAKEFPPRNFAVLALEEVHSSVPTVIAGELRIAQAQAAEPAEVV
- the flhF gene encoding flagellar biosynthesis protein FlhF → MDFAKIRGKDLQDCLMQMKMKYGPEAHVIEHRILTEGGVFGTGLMARKVVEIQVGIPEKASSREKVEKKLQDLKELLKQKSTLGSEKRRSLEELPSWEERTSRPSRASSLPKELIEVTSEEIESEENLGLSFSKEFEPKISRPIRKEQDSNILKMRDKLVKDGMSEAYAEEIISQVEQRLSPLDRSRTVAVQEKIAEVLSERVQVEPDIFKGTRRGQRKVVFFVGPTGSGKTTSIAKLAAKYHLHMGKSVSLYTTDNYRIAAIEQLKRYADTMEMPFYAVKDLKRFQETLARDGSELILIDTAGYSHRNVDQLSKMYGYLSAFGERDNVENILVLSATSSYHHTHSVMKAYEPLGFRRILLTKLDEAEFLGGFLELADTLNKGFTHLSVGQEVPFDMIPAEKHQLAECAVNPEKIIEIRGEVFSA